From Thalassophryne amazonica chromosome 5, fThaAma1.1, whole genome shotgun sequence:
atcactcgggaggtagaaggtgttatataaaacacaatctctgttatgtgtcggacgcggtcggagcatcgacccagcatttgacaggacccagcataaaataagcagagcacggttcaaaaggtaacagaatttaataaacataatagtgagtggagtgataaacaacccaaaaagtccaccatctggtgaggtggaaaacacggcgcgctctcagcagcgcaaatggagccacagcagttcggacccagggaccccgccgacacccccccaggcggccgcgacaaaccgagtctgcgaaggaagaaatcatgaggtgagtccaacactctccacacagagagacacagctcaaaggtgcacacaatcagcaaacacttcctggctttaatataactcagcttctcaccctgcaggcacgcaacaactcagttcaaatctccactgcagcagaagccgaTTAGGTGattagcatagcataacagctcaatataacaaggtgtgagggacaccaaatccactgtcattacttcatgaaagtcaccaaaaccaaattacctcaggaagtgtgctgaagagcgtgagacctcacccaatcctccttcacagactgtggcgtaaaacctggagcggtctctgtgtccgtaatggtgagattgttctcctgacgttgatctcacacgtctgctcacaaggtcgagtctctggcaatcacacactgtgcagtcatggtttaagtgcagcaagctctgatcaagacagatacaccacagctgtgagtcctgatgacctgcacgtgataacaagcctcaggtgttcagggtgaggtcctaatactcagccacacgtcagccactcagtcctgaacgcataccacctggaggaagaaacagaaaacaaaaacaaagccagccaaacaccccagcccacaacaatctcctccctgtgatttccagacaccaccaatgtcactggttgtgtctgatgtgtgattaatgggagaagggtgccatctagtgcccgtaccttcaatggggaaggtagtgccactagagggagccctacctccctggcccatctgctgtccagcagattcccttcagaccccgtgtccaccagagctggggcgtgaagggtaagatccccaaaaaggatcgtcactgggatgagTGCTGATCTATGAGCTTTTcccgcgtggatgttatggcccacccttaacccagtctttaAGGGCAGGCGTCgtagtttaaccgtttggggcagtttctttgtatgtgctcatcagagccacagaaaaaacactccccgcgagccagcctctgttgtctgtcatgtgattttactttggccctgctcatgtccatagcttcatcagcaggaggagctgtggctccacggagctctctgactgtggagcatggagacggcggcaccctttcggacccggaaggaagagggacggctcatgcccggccacgcccttcaccccgctcccgacggtgttcttctgaatttacaagcgcgctcattggtcagttgtgggtgggtgtatatgctcgcgtattttattgaaccaacggttgggcgtataaacACTCCATTTATTGTCCGTTTatgatcaaaatcaaatcaaatcaattttatttatatagcgccaaatcacaacaaacagttgccccaaggcgctttatattgtaagataaagccatacaataattacggaaaaaccccaacggtcaaaacgaccccctgtgagcaagcacttggcgacagtgggaaggaaaaactcccttttaacaggaagatacctccagcagaaccaggctcagggaggggcagtcttctgctgggactcgttggtgctgagggagagaaccaggaaaaagacatgctgtggaggggagcagagatcaatcactaatgattaaatgcagagtggtgcatacagagcaaaaagagaaagaaacactcagtgcatcatgggaaccccccagcagtctaagtctatagcagcataactaagggatggttcagggtcacctgatccagccctaactataagctttagcaaaaaggaaagctttaagcctaatcttaaaagtagagagggtgtctgtctccctgatctgaattgggagctggttccacaggagaggagcctgaaagctgaaggctctgcctcccattctactcttacaaaccctaggaactacaagtaagcctgcagtctgagagcaaagcgctctattggggtgatatggtactatgaggtccctaagataagatgggacctgattattcaaaaccttataagtaagaagaagaattttaaattctattctagaattaacaggaagccaatgaagagaggccaatatgggtgagatatgctctctccttctagtccctgtcagtactctagctgcagcatttttaattaactgaaggcttttcagggaacttttaggacaacctgataataatgaattacaatagtccagcctagaggaaataaatgcatgaattagtttttcagcatcactctgagacaagacctttctaattttagagatattgcgcaaatgcaaaaaagcagtcctacatatttgtttaatatgcgcattgaatgacatgtcctgatcaaaaatgactccaagatttctcacagtattactagaggtcagagtaatgccatccagagtacggatctggttagacaccatgtttctaagatttgtggggccaagtacaataacttcagttttatctgagtttaaaagtgttgtgtgggccgccagaagagaaggtactgctggcccaccaccagagggcgccctgcctgaagtgcgggcttcaggcacgagagggcgctgccgccacggacacaaccgggagcgacagctgtcacacatcaactcatgacagctgtcacccatcttcatttcatcactccataaaagccggatgtcatctccatctCGCTGACGAGATATCtatctgtgaaggtaattctctgctaaactgaaaacactaatagtctgaacttctttgcagccgttttcctgtaagtgtttccttatctgtgggattggcgtttggtgtgatcagcgacggcttcgcttcacactccaaccagataagtggttagacaggagcggcacgtgtgtgtgattagaggtggaggtgactttccactttctgactgtttttgttactgggtgtgcacacacccacatctcactgtttgtgctcctcgccagcagtaccagatccgacagtcggggacggtgatcacctgggaattcgggacttggcggctccagtattctcaaggttctgtggcggtggaaatcgtgtggttccggctcttctcaggacagacgtcttctatcctcgagcctgcccacacgtcaccttggtgtattgactgctgtcagattctgtgattgtctgtataatcgttgtgcacattcacaacattaaattgttaccttttgggtctgtgtcactacactttccccaacagaaagcaggaaattagaggtcatccatgtctttatgtctgtaagacaatcctgcagtttagctaattggtgtgtgtcctctggcttcatggatagataaagctgggtatcatctgtgtaacaatgaaaatttaagcaatgctgtctaataatactgcctaagggaaacatgtataaagtgaataaaattggtactagcacagaaccttgtggaactccataattaaccttagtctgattAACCTTAGTATGATTCATATTGTAATCTGAATCTCTTTGTTCTGAGCAGTCAAACCGGTTCAACCCAGTTTAAAATGCACATTCAAACAAATAACAGAATAAAAGTATATCAAACTAAAATACAATCATTTAAGTAAAATAATTAGTTAGTACTaaaacaaatagcaaagaaaacaaaatgataGTAAACACACTAATATATCTAACAAATCAGAATAAAAGTAGTTTTTAAAGGTTTGTAATTCAGAGATGAGGTGGCAGATCTATTTGCGATATTGTTTGAAAtagacttttctttttttaatgctaCAGGATGTCAATATCTGCCAGCATCGATTCGCTGTTATTTTGTGTAATCAGTGTGCGAGCTGTCTCAAGGGCACAAAGAGTATGTTTATAATGGCTGTCAGGTGGGAGGAGGCTGTGTAAGGAAATGCAAATACTCCCAAAGTTTTCAAAGCTTCTTGAAAAGCTGCACTGAATAACGAAGTCTTTGGAAAGCTGCTCTGGTTCTGCTCCGCTCCGATTTGCTCTTCAGGCACGATGAAGCTCGGTGGATCACTGATCGTCCTTTTCATGACTCTGTCTGCAGGTAATTAAACACAACAACTATATTCTGAGACTGagtaaacaaacacacagactccACATATGTGTGGAGGTGAAACCACCATGTGGTGCCAAATGAAGTTAGATTCATAGAGTTCACTATTTTATGTGTATTACACATATATAAATTTAAAGTGTATCAATTTTAATTCCTAACAAATTTTTTAAACTTTTGTTTCTATGTAATCATTTTTCAGTTGTATCATGTCTTCTTGCTTTATACACGACATTGAACAACTCGTGCATCTTCTTTCACGTTTTCACATTAAAATAAGCGATGTCTCTGATTCGTATACATTTTTGCAACAGAGCTACAAAACTTTTGTTGGGAAACATATAAGTTGAAAATTGCATTAAGGTGCTCAccctacaataataataataataataaaaacgtgTTTTTAACTTTTCTGCACAGCCCAAGGATTAAGATGCTTCAGCTGCATAATGAGTAAACCTCAATCCTGCACTGACACCATTTCTTGTCCTGCCCTATTGAATCGCTGTTTTACATTAAAAGTGGAAGGTAAGTTGGAATAAACCCCCTAAGTATTGATAACTAATATTTATCAAATTGAGTTACACTAAAATTAACTTCTGAGCTCTATTTGAAGTTTCCATGATGACACCTGTTCAAGATGCATAGGTTTTTAATAAGATTACAGCAGAAAGTTCTGCACCATGTAATGGGTTAAGTTACAGATGGACAGAATTTTCCGAAACACTTTGGGTGGTTTAAATGTCAGAGTGACCCAAACAGCTCCATTGTTTCCCTGCACCATTCCTCACATTAGCATTACACAAACAAGTCTGTCTGACCCAGATTTTTCATTCTGACAAAGAAACTGACGTGCATGAACAATCAGTTTTCTTAACTCTGAAAATTCACCATCTGGGTTAAAGGAGTATTTTGAGTTTTCCCATCATGTCTTACAGGGGATGGCCTGGTCAATAAGGGTTGTCAGAACAGTGTGCTCTGTGTAGGTCCCATGTCCTGCTGTGAAGGGGACCTGTGTAACGCTGCCACACACACCGGCCCCTCTGTGATCCTCCTGCTGGGGCCCTTGGCCATCATCACACTTCTCTTCTGATGCTTTGGAACAGCTTAGGGCAGTTATACatgtttcaattttcaatttcaatttattttcatttatatagagccaaatcacagcagagctgcctcaaggcacttcacacaagtaaggtctaaccttactaccagagcagcagtggtaaggaaaaaacagtGGTAAGAAGTGCAACATGCACTTCTTTTCACACAAACTGTAAAACTGAGAAATAAAGTGACTTACTATGTTTAAATTCTGCTACAAGtcttattttttgctgttttcttcTATTATCTGTGTCCATGGAAGAAAATGACATCTGTTCAACAAAACccacaaaatcagttttatttttttgtttccaCATTTCATATCAGTAGCTACAACAAACAGCAGTGAACTCCTTAAAGCTTCAGTCTGTAGGAttcagtgtcatctagtggtgagaatGCAGATTGCATTAAGCTGTCACCAGTTCCGATTTGGGCCCGTGTGCAGGAAGCatgtcaaagtcctctcaaagagctcctaactgagCCCagaatttcctggcaaggaatcttagcctaagagtgagccagcatTTATCTGAGAGTGAGTCTGAGCAAGAAGACTGAAActtctatctttgtgaggaggcaggggttgaccccattgctaggtatgatgcagtcctgtcagagctgtgattggctgtcacaaaaaggaaagggggggggggggataatgcGCTCTGTGCTCCCACATACGAATGAACAATAAAATCAACTAAttataactgcattaagaaatgtgtaaccgtgaaataatttaatgtcatgatgatgatactcagcaaaatttaattGGAGCGATCACCGGCCGGTCACTAAACCTgtaaattgttgtgctgcaatccattatgggagttctgagttttggggttttaaatattgttattgtggttcataatagtttaaaaatgttgttagtgttgtttattgtttttgtagttcaattgacttagtgagttaagtgtcaccatgttgtcaccataagtgaaaagtgttatGTTTGATGCTGTCcgtgttgttttatctgaaaaataagatcacctcctagtggcagagtgccaaaaagacaaaagctctcgcTTCTTTCATTATTTCACACAGCTCACCACAAACTGAATTGTTACACaccttgaagatgtttgaatgtatctcattcacatgccgattatctacatattaaaagtgtgcgtgggTGCGTGACTTTATTAACTTtaatataagtacataatataattgtaaatatgttaaagatACATgcatgacaagaaagtgaaaacacttatttctgttgttatccatttaaaatgacagaataaaataaagtatcaataatactgataataataataaaataattttattaatgtgtgaatatgataacaagaacctaaacaatttataaatacattcagacagtaaattaacataaaataattacatagatcaagcTGGTATTGTGTTACTCACTGTCATTCTATAcaaagaatatctctgcttcctctgtattttccaccagcttgtctgcttaggcttcttaaaagtcctcctcactactcttaccagtttggcaccttaggagctctcttacgGCCTAAGTtgcagacaactttcatcttaccaagtgaaaattctaagaaatgtctaagaatttgagaaattctaagattttttcttagaataatgtcactaggagctatttttagccttaggctgcttcgtgcaTAAGGGCCCTGGCTTCTCAAACGTCTTAGCCTAAACTAGCAACCAATAAACGGTGCATAGGACAGCAACCGCTGATCCCTCTGTTTTTTATTTCAGCctacaaaatgcaaaagatggaggaagtagtatgtcccttttgggctacagtATCAACATGGTGATCTCCATGGGGGTGCACTCCCATGAAGATAAGAAGATCTCATTCTAAAGTTATAAAGCTCATACAagcacatttattatttacattaattctACAATAAATGGATGGTTATGAATTCTGTATTCCATTTCTGTTAATAAACTcccttaaatcctacacactgctgctttaaataaaatgtacatgAAAGATGAACAATCATAAGAAAACTATTAATAGTGTAGTTAAACCTGAGGAACAACAAAGCAGACATTCAAATATTTCAATCTTCCCACTTTGCTATGATAAGCCAGTGCTTTACAAAGCACCAATTCAGCGTGCAGAAAAGATTCAGCATGCACTGCATTCTATGATCAAAATAGGAATTTATTCAAACAAAATGATCCCAGTTCTTTATATAGATATGAACCTGTTAAAAATATACATTTC
This genomic window contains:
- the LOC117510797 gene encoding lymphocyte antigen 6G-like; this translates as MKLGGSLIVLFMTLSAAQGLRCFSCIMSKPQSCTDTISCPALLNRCFTLKVEGDGLVNKGCQNSVLCVGPMSCCEGDLCNAATHTGPSVILLLGPLAIITLLF